AGGGCGGCCTCGTCCCGCACCCCGTCCTGGACGTCCACCGTCACCTCGACGGCGAGCCCCCGGGCCGCCAGCGCGTCCCGGGCGGCGGCGAGCACGGGCAGCAGTCCCACGGGGTCCACCTGCGCGCGCAGGTCCTTGGCGTGCATCAGCAGCCGGGCCGGGCGGTCGACGCCGGGCCGCTCGCCGTCCGCGGCGCCGTCGTCGGGGAGCGCGTCCAGCGGGACCACGTGCGGGTGGGGGAGCACCAGCGGAGCCCGGCCGGACGCGGCCTCCACGGCCGCGGCGGCCCCGGGGGTGAGCGTGATGACGGCGTCCGCGGCGTCCAGGAGCACGCGCAGGCGCGCGCGATGCGGGTCCTGGTCCTGCAGGTGGGGGTTCTGCAGGTCGTGCACGGTGACGACGACCGCCCCGCCGTGCGCGTGTTGGGCGTCGAGGGCGGCGCGCAGCTGCTCCGGGGTGAAGTGCTCGAACCCGAAGTGCACGTGCAGCACGTCCGGACGGTGCTCGGCGATCCATGCCGGGTCCAGGGCCCGCGGCGGCCACCACACTCCCTCGGCGGCGCCCGGCACGGGCGGGTCCGGCCAGAACTCCACGTCCGGGGCCGCGGCGCCGTCCAGGGGACGCACCGACCGCGCATAGGGGTGGCCGGCGGGGACGTGCTGGACGGTCAGGCTCACGGGGGTCCTCTCGGGGCGCGCGGGGGTGCGGGTTCGACACACGCCGCACCCTGGATCGGTCTAGGCTGACAGGGAACGACGCGCGGCACGAGGGCCCGTCGTCGAGGGATCTGACGGGACCAGGAAAGGACGCGGCGAGGATGACCTCTCACGCGCAGGGGCGGGTGCTGTATCTGAGCGTCGGGTCCCGGGGCCACGGCGTGGTGCACCACGGGCTGCTCACGGCCGAGGAGCTGGCGCAGGTGGGCCTGGACGTGGAGTCGCTCCACACGGAGGACGCCACCGGCTTCGTGGGGCTGGCCCCCGTGCTCGCGCGTGCCCGGGAGGCGCGCCGGGCCGTGCACGTGGACGTCACGGACAGCCTGTTCGGCCCGTCCCCGGCCGCCGCGGCGGACACCCTCTCCCGGATCCTCCCCGACGGCGCGACCGTCACCCTGCACGACGTCCCCCAGCCCGCCGAGGGCGAGGCCCGGTTCCTGGAGCGCGCCGAGGCCTACGTGCGGATCGCGCAGGCGGCGGCCGGCGTCGTCGTCTCCTCGGAGCACGAACGGGCGCTGCTGCACGCGATCGTGGACGTGGACGCACACGTGGTGCCGCTGCCCGTGGAGGACCGCCGCGCCGCCCGGGAGGCGGTCCGGCTGCCGGAGGCCCTCGAGGGCCTGGACCGTGACGTGGTGATCTTCGGCCACCTGTATCCGGGCAAGGGCCACGCGGAGGCCATCGACGCGCTCGCCGAGCTCGACCGCCAGTGGGGACCGTCCCCGCACCGGCCCCGCCGGGTGACGGCGCTGGGGGCCGTGGCCGCCCGGCACGAATTCCTCGTGGACGAGCTCACCGCCCGCGCGGAGGTGTCCGGGCTCCAGTTCCGCGTCACCGGGTTCGTGCCCGACGAGGTGCTCGACCCCGCCCTGCGCGCCGCGGCCGTCCCCCTGGCCGCGCACCACAACGTCTCCGCGTCCGGCTCGCTGGCCTCGTGGATGTCCGTGGGGCGCCGGCCGATCGTCCCGGCCGGCCGGTACACGCAGGAGATGGCGCGGCTGCGCCCCGGCACCCTGCGGATCGTGCAGGTGGGCACCTCCGGCCCGGAGTACGCGCTGGCCGAGGCCGTCGCGGAGGCCGTGGAGGAGCCCTCCCGCACCTGGCAGGCCCGGGGCACGTCCCTGGCACCGGGCCCGCGGGCCTGCGCCCGGATGCTCGCGGCGGCCCTCGCCGATGTCCACGGGTGGGCCTGGCCGCGATGACCGCGCCCGTGGCCGGCCGGGAGGCCGCCGCCGAGACCGCCGGGCCGGAGGCGTCCGTGCCCGAGGTCTCCGTGGTGGTGCCCCACTACCGGGCGCCCGCGGACCTGGAGCGGGTCGTGGCCGCCCTCGCCGCCCAGGACCACCCCGCCTCCCGCCTGCAGCTGGTGGTGGCCGACGACGGCTCCCCGGAGCCGCCGGTGCTCCCGGCCGGGCTGCCGTTCGAGGCCGTGGTGGTGGCCCAGGAGGACCACGGGTTCCGGGCCTCGGCGGCCCGCGCCCTGGGGGCGTCGGCCGCGGAGGGGCGGATCCTCGCGTTCCTCGACGGCGACATGCTCCCCGAGCCCGGCTACCTCACGGCCGCCTGCGCCGCGCCCGCGGCGAGCGTGGACGCCGTGGTGGTGGGCCGGCGTCGTCACCTGGACCCCGCCCTGCTCGAGTCCGGCTGGCGGCCCGGGGAGCCCGTGCCCGAGGCGGCGCGGCTGCCGGAGCCGGCCTGGCTGGCGGAGGCGTACCAGCGCAGCGGGGACCTCGCGGCGGCGGACTCCACGTCCTACCGGTACGTGATCTCCGCGGTGCTCACCGTGGCCCGGGAGGTCTACGCGGACGCCGGCGGGTTCGACCCGGCGTTCGTCGGCTACGGCGGCGAGGACTGGGAGCTGGCCCACCGGCTCTGGCGCGTGGGCGGGGCGTTCCGGCACCAGCCGGCCGCCGTCGCCTGGCAGGCCGGCGAGGACTTCGGTGGCCGGGGCGACGCCGCGGAGCGCACCGCCGTGAAGCAGCGGGAGGCTCTGCGCCTGGCCGCCCGCATCACCGCGACGACGGCCCGCGGCCACGGCCTGTCCCTGCCCGGCCCGCTGCGTGTGGGCGCGCGCGTGCGCGCCGAGGCGTCCGGGGACGCGGCCGCCGTCGTCGGGGTGGACGCGCTGCTGGCGGCCGCCCCGGGGGCGCGGGTCGGTGTGACCGGGCTGGGTTCCGGCGCGGCGCGGGCCGCCCTGGCCGACCCGCGGGTCTGGATCATGGACGGCGGGGGGGAGGCCGCGCGCGCGGACCTGCCGCCCGCACCGGCCCGCGGGGACCTGGGGGCGGTGCGCGGGATCCCGGACTGGTCCTGCGACGTCCGCACGCCGCTGCGTCCCGCCGCCCCCGGCGCCCGCCCCGACGCCGCCCGCGCCGCCGACTGGCTGCTGCGCCTGGAGCGCGCCGGCGTGGAGCGCGTGGAGGTGCTCGGCGAGCCGCAGGCGGCAGAGGAGCCGGGCGAGGCCGGCCGCGGCGAGCGGCCCGTGCTGGCCGTGCTGACCTGCTCGCGGGCCCTGTGGCGGTCCCGCCGCGGGGGCGACTCCCGCGTGTGGCGGGTGCCGGCCGCGCGGCTGGGCTGGGCACCGGTCGCCCGCGACGTGGACCTGGAGGCCTGGTGGGGAGGATGGGGATGAGCGAGGAGACGCCCATGGACGATCAGACGAGGACGGCCGGCGCGGAGCCGGGCGACGAGGGCGTGCAGGTGCGCGGGGCGGCCGAGCGGGCGCCGTCGTCGGACCTGCCCGCGGACGAGGGCCGGCGCCGCCACTACGCGCACTTCTACGGGCTGGAGCCGTTGCCCGAGGGGGAGCTGCTCACGGTGATGGGCGGCTGCCAGGCGGAGGCCACGCGCCTGCTGCTGTGCGGCGAGCCCGGCCGCGCCGAGGGCGGCACCCCGGCCTCGGTGCGGGTACCCCCGATGTTCGAGCTGGGCCCCGACGACCTGCCGCACCTGCTCGCGCTGCTGAAGCGCACCACGGTGCTGGTGGTCAAGCCCGTCCGGGACGACTACCAGGGGCTGCCCCTGGGCCTGGGCCAGCTGGAGTCGCTGCTGCCGGCCGGGGCGCGGTCCATCCGCGTGCCCGCGCTCTACGACTCGTCCCGCTTCCCGTGGCTGGTCACCCTGCGCCACCCCACGCGCCCGTGGGAGGACCCGCCCGTGGTCCCGTACCACGACCTGCGCACCGTGGCCGAGGCCGCCGCGGAGGCCGGGCTCATCCCGTGGCCGGCGGCGCTGGGCGGCCCGGGGGAGGCCGGGGCTTACGACGCCGGGCCCCGCCTGCCGCTGTCCGCGGAGGCGCTCCGCGGGCTCGCGGCGGAGTCCGTGGCCCGGCTGCGCGCCCGTGAGGAGCACTTCGGCACGGTGCGGGTCTCCGACGCGGTGGCCGACGAGCGCGGGGTCGGGTTCCACACCGTGAACCACCCGGACAACCCGCTGCTGGAGGCCCTGGCCCGGACCGTCCTGGCCGAACTGGGCGTGGACAAGGAGGTCCACGCCCCGGACCGGCTGCTGCTGGGCCACGTGCTCGCCCCGATCGAGGAGCAGGTCGTGGACGCGCTCGGGCTTCAGACGGCCCCGCGTGCGGCCTGGCGCGTGGGCGGGGCCGAGGTCTCCGACGCCGAGGTGCGCCGGGCCCACCTGGGCTGGTTCCGCGCCAACCCGGAGGCGCTCGCCCCCGGGCTGGAGCGCCACGGCGCGCTCATGCGGGAGCTGGGCCTGCTCGCCTGAGCCCCCGGTCTTCGGCCCCCGGAGGGTCAGCCGCGCAGCTGCTCCACGTTCGCGGTGGTCGGCAGGGTGCCGTCCAGGCCGCCGAACGGGTGCAGCTCGCCGGTGACCTCCATGCGGATCGACTCGTCGATCCCGCCGAGCCGCACCGGCGCGAACCCGGCGGCGCGGATGAGGCGCTCGGCCTCGGTGGCGGTGAGGTGGCCGGGCATCGAGCCGAGCGCCGGGGCCGTCACGGCGCCGCCGGTGCGGGAGAGGTGCCCGTTGCAGCGGAAGCGGTAGAAGAACTCCGTGCCGGCGCGCAGGCCCGTAAGGGTGACGTGCACCGCGTAGCCCTGGGCGCGCGACGTCGTCGTGGTGCCGG
This sequence is a window from Micrococcus porci. Protein-coding genes within it:
- a CDS encoding glycosyltransferase, with the translated sequence MTAPVAGREAAAETAGPEASVPEVSVVVPHYRAPADLERVVAALAAQDHPASRLQLVVADDGSPEPPVLPAGLPFEAVVVAQEDHGFRASAARALGASAAEGRILAFLDGDMLPEPGYLTAACAAPAASVDAVVVGRRRHLDPALLESGWRPGEPVPEAARLPEPAWLAEAYQRSGDLAAADSTSYRYVISAVLTVAREVYADAGGFDPAFVGYGGEDWELAHRLWRVGGAFRHQPAAVAWQAGEDFGGRGDAAERTAVKQREALRLAARITATTARGHGLSLPGPLRVGARVRAEASGDAAAVVGVDALLAAAPGARVGVTGLGSGAARAALADPRVWIMDGGGEAARADLPPAPARGDLGAVRGIPDWSCDVRTPLRPAAPGARPDAARAADWLLRLERAGVERVEVLGEPQAAEEPGEAGRGERPVLAVLTCSRALWRSRRGGDSRVWRVPAARLGWAPVARDVDLEAWWGGWG
- a CDS encoding WcbI family polysaccharide biosynthesis putative acetyltransferase, with translation MDDQTRTAGAEPGDEGVQVRGAAERAPSSDLPADEGRRRHYAHFYGLEPLPEGELLTVMGGCQAEATRLLLCGEPGRAEGGTPASVRVPPMFELGPDDLPHLLALLKRTTVLVVKPVRDDYQGLPLGLGQLESLLPAGARSIRVPALYDSSRFPWLVTLRHPTRPWEDPPVVPYHDLRTVAEAAAEAGLIPWPAALGGPGEAGAYDAGPRLPLSAEALRGLAAESVARLRAREEHFGTVRVSDAVADERGVGFHTVNHPDNPLLEALARTVLAELGVDKEVHAPDRLLLGHVLAPIEEQVVDALGLQTAPRAAWRVGGAEVSDAEVRRAHLGWFRANPEALAPGLERHGALMRELGLLA
- a CDS encoding PhoD-like phosphatase N-terminal domain-containing protein encodes the protein MAAAALISTPAGTAHAAAGPNPFTLGVASGDPWPDGFVIWTRLATMPLNRDGFGGMPDASFTVEWQVSRHADFRSTVRTGTTTTSRAQGYAVHVTLTGLRAGTEFFYRFRCNGHLSRTGGAVTAPALGSMPGHLTATEAERLIRAAGFAPVRLGGIDESIRMEVTGELHPFGGLDGTLPTTANVEQLRG